In Drosophila nasuta strain 15112-1781.00 chromosome 2R, ASM2355853v1, whole genome shotgun sequence, a single genomic region encodes these proteins:
- the LOC132787160 gene encoding uncharacterized protein LOC132787160 — MPNICILGSQSERAWNFEVISASMVSSDESKVNATIQVNRISFSESVVSANVYWNCGADEDSTGSFVVLHSRSGRENDYSNTPYQIPNQKLKTFVDNYYHDMFYLNVANCSNLPPYFDVPPVKMRYILNECSMTGDGFPYILPLGYYKFHLVLKTEATFTISFIVKLTSKSMG, encoded by the exons ATGCCAAATATATGCATCTTGGGTTCACAGTCAGAGAGAGCGTGGAATTTTGAAGTAATTAGTGCTTCTATGGTGTCCTCCGATGAAAGCAAAGTGAATGCGACCATACAGGTCAATCGGATCTCATTTAGTGAATCGGTCGTTTCGGCAAACGTTTATTGGAACTGCGGCGCCGATGAGGATTCCACG GGGAGTTTCGTTGTGTTGCATAGTCGCAGTGGCCGTGAAAATGACTACAGTAACACTCCCtaccaaataccaaatcaAAAGTTAAAGACTTTTGTGGATAACTATTATCATGACATGTTCTACCTGAATGTGGCAAACTGCTCAAATTTACCGCCATATTTCGATGTACCACCAGTGAAGATGAgatacattttgaatgaatgTTCTATGACTGGCGATGGTTTTCCCTATATTCTACCTTTGGGATACTATAAATTTCACCTGGTGCTTAAAACCGAAGCAACGTTCACGATTTCCTTTATTGTTAAGCTGACGTCGAAATCAATGGGATAA